Genomic DNA from Candidozyma auris chromosome 1, complete sequence:
TGCTCCGTCTATTTCGCtcttttctccttcttcatcgtGGCTTCAGAGTGTGAATTGTCTTGTGGTAGCTTTGACTTCACCTCATCAAGCTCCTTTAAGAGAGCATTGATGTACTTTGACGCTAGCTCTATCGTGGtagcttttgaaggaattgTAACTTGCTCGTGATAGTGTTGTGGTATTAGGTTGGCTAGTTCGTGCACGGCTTGATTCATTCTGTTTCGACGTCCTTGTTCTGCTATCTTGTGTGATGCTTTTTTGCCTGGGCCTTTCTCTCGTTTGCGAGTTCCTTCTTGAATGTCACCATTCTGAGGATCAATGGCTGGCGACGGCTCCGACAGCGACGTTTCCTGCTTAACTGAAACACGGTGACCACTTAAAGAGGATCTCGACAGCACTGGGTCATCACGGCGACCACTTCTTGGCTCGGAAGTCGGTGACAGATTGCTGGTGTTGATCTGCAGCTCTGCTAGTCTATTCATAGTGAAGCCCATGAGTGTGGCTGGGCCAGCTCCCTGAGCATTTTTGGCTGAGAAAGTTGGCGTGTTGGCTCCGCTCAGAGATCCGTCCATTGGCACTTTTCTACCCTGAGGCGGTAACATCGGTGTTGTTTCTGAAGATTTTGTGGGGAGATCCATGCTAGCATCGTAGGAACTATCAGGAAGCTGCTCGAAAACAGGCTGAGCTTGCGAAGGTTTGCGTAAAGACGGCGATCTTTTGGACTTGTGT
This window encodes:
- the PHO4 gene encoding phosphate-sensing transcription factor PHO4 produces the protein MDEWLSSSHSTPTNAPTPGQATRKLPYEADQYVINEEHDHTAVAHFDLDSIDFIMPDDLGSGSKAFPPSAYPDNTPALLPNGQNHSFQQHAAQFQSPLLPGQNEKSYNEEHLFHKQRQQQSQNQHLHSSSHSYNQTSSGVRPDAVFTPLVSPAVTPLESQVNTNNGANAPMQTTFEPLTSPALHAQQRNERPSSDRRRPSSATFGPDDYSSGGSTKRRTPHTTPNLAAHPHKSKRSPSLRKPSQAQPVFEQLPDSSYDASMDLPTKSSETTPMLPPQGRKVPMDGSSSGANTPTFSAKNAQGAGPATLMGFTMNRLAESQINTSNSSPTSEPRSGRRDDPVSSRSSLSGHRVSVKQETSSSEPSPAIDPQNGDIQEGTRKREKGPGKKASHKIAEQGRRNRMNQAVHELANLIPQHYHEQVTIPSKATTIELASKYINALLKELDEVKSKLPQDNSHSEATMKKEKRAK